The proteins below come from a single Sorghum bicolor cultivar BTx623 chromosome 4, Sorghum_bicolor_NCBIv3, whole genome shotgun sequence genomic window:
- the LOC110434750 gene encoding uncharacterized protein LOC110434750, translating to MAFASSSTLPAAISLGLAFIPITDKLTYKNYQSWKAQAFSAIKGAQAERYIQPSATPPSQTITTKNADGKEESKPNPDYAVWVAQDQQVLSYLLSGLSAEILGQVNSETTAAGAWAPIESRFAAQSRARVIATRMALTTASKGTSTIAEYFGKMKALADEIAAAGKKLEDDELVSYILTGLDESFDSVVSGVSLRTEPISVGELFTQLVSHEQRIDMRSGGSHSSANIIAQSGRDGGHQHQHQQSTRGHGGRPRGGGFHRGGPPGRGGARAPCTTCGRTHGPNFRHGVFCQVCKKEGHEADRCFKQFDQNYTASPPPRSASSATTSYGVDTNWYFDTGATDHISGELDKLTVCDRYNGSDQVHAANGSGMEISHIGHGILHSPSRNLNLK from the coding sequence ATGGCgttcgcctcctcctccactcttcCAGCTGCCATCTCCCTCGGCTTGGCCTTCATTCCTATCACCGATAAACTCACCTACAAAAACTACCAATCATGGAAAGCCCAAGCTTTTTCAGCCATCAAAGGTGCCCAAGCCGAGCGCTACATCCAACCTTCCGCTACCCCTCCATCCCAAACCATCACCACCAAAAACGCCGACGGAAAAGAGGAATCCAAGCCCAATCCGGACTATGCTGTCTGGGTGGCTCAAGATCAACAAGTCCTGAGCTATCTGCTCTCTGGTCTCTCTGCAGAGATCCTTGGCCAAGTCAATTCAGAAACCACAGCCGCGGGCGCATGGGCTCCCATCGAGTCCCGCTTCGCGGCACAGTCCCGGGCCCGTGTGATCGCCACCAGGATGGCCCTCACCACGGCGTCCAAAGGGACCTCCACAATCGCCGAGTACTTCGGCAAGATGAAAgccctcgctgacgaaatagcaGCGGCGGGCAAGAAGCTTGAAGACGACGAGCTCGTGTCCTACATCCTCACTGGATTGGACGAGAGCTTCGACTCGGTCGTCTCCGGTGTCTCACTGCGCACCGAACCCATCTCGGTGGGCGAGTTGTTCACACAACTCGTCAGCCATGAGCAACGCATCGACATGCGCAGCGGTGGCAGTCACTCTTCTGCCAACATCATCGCTCAGAGCGGCCGTGACGGCGGTCATCAACATCAACATCAACAATCGACGCGCGGTCATGGAGGTCGCCCTCGCGGGGGTGGTTTCCATCGAGGTGGGCCTCCTGGACGTGGTGGTGCGCGCGCTCCATGTACCACCTGCGGGCGCACTCATGGCCCCAACTTCCGTCATGGTGTGTTCTGCCAGGTCTGCAAGAAAGAAGGACACGAGGCCGACCGCTGCTTCAAACAGTTCGATCAGAACTACACCGCATCTCCACCACCAAGGTctgcatcatcggccacaactTCCTACGGTGTCGATACAAACTGGTACTTCGACACTGGAGCAACTGATCACATTAGTGGAGAGCTCGACAAACTCACTGTTTGTGATCGGTACAACGGCAGTGATCAAGTCCATGCGGCAAATGGTTCAGGTATGGAGATAAGTCATATTGGTCATGGCATTTTGCATTCCCCATCTCGTAATCTAAATCTAAAGTAG